A genome region from Clostridium sp. JN-9 includes the following:
- a CDS encoding histidine phosphatase family protein encodes MDTQVYLVRHGETEWNASGKYQGCTDIALSKEGIIQAEYLKKRFDKSFNCIYTSPLKRAMETARIISENTGTTPIISKELREINFGEWEGLTVSEIKNKYPKEFNNWKTDETSADLVGGDVSLKNASIRSTNEILRIVKENKGKKIIIVAHGGIIKAGLLGIFQWKLTMYHKFALGNTSVSKLSFDDDLNACLVTLNDTSHLPSAGTP; translated from the coding sequence ATGGATACACAGGTATATTTAGTAAGACATGGAGAAACTGAATGGAATGCTTCAGGTAAATATCAAGGCTGCACAGATATAGCTTTATCAAAGGAAGGTATAATTCAGGCAGAATATTTAAAGAAAAGATTTGATAAAAGCTTCAACTGCATTTATACAAGCCCCTTAAAAAGAGCTATGGAAACTGCCAGGATAATTTCTGAAAATACGGGAACAACACCAATTATATCAAAGGAATTAAGGGAAATTAACTTTGGTGAATGGGAAGGATTAACCGTAAGTGAGATAAAAAATAAATATCCAAAGGAGTTTAATAATTGGAAAACAGATGAAACAAGTGCTGATCTCGTGGGTGGCGATGTTAGCTTAAAAAATGCCAGCATAAGATCCACAAATGAGATTTTAAGAATTGTTAAAGAAAACAAAGGCAAAAAAATTATTATTGTAGCACACGGCGGCATAATTAAAGCGGGTTTGCTTGGTATTTTTCAATGGAAATTGACCATGTATCATAAATTTGCTCTAGGAAACACCTCTGTTTCAAAACTCAGCTTTGATGATGATTTAAATGCCTGCCTTGTTACCTTAAATGATACAAGCCATCTGCCATCAGCTGGGACTCCATAA
- a CDS encoding DMT family transporter — MEGNYMKKDAYLAAFINALIIGFSFLFVKLALTVTDPLNILAHRFTVAFVAASIPVIFGWTRLHITFKDILPILPLSLFYPVMFFTFQTFGLQYISSSEAGIITAVIPIFTMILASLFLKEYSSLQQKASLLLSVSGVIYIFVMKGINFKSASFSGTILILLSALSSAGYNVLARKFTKKYKVLDLTYMMSFIGFLSFNIISIADHIIKGTINVYFKPFASPLFVISILYLGVLSSLITSLLSNYALSKIQASNMSVFGNLSTLITMIAGVIFLNESLSYYHIIGAVMIIAGIIGMNFMHKKNNAHI, encoded by the coding sequence CTGGAGGGAAATTATATGAAAAAAGATGCCTATTTGGCTGCCTTTATAAATGCACTTATTATAGGATTCTCATTCCTTTTTGTGAAACTTGCCCTAACTGTTACTGACCCGCTTAATATACTTGCTCATAGATTTACAGTAGCCTTTGTTGCTGCTTCCATTCCTGTTATATTTGGATGGACAAGGCTTCATATAACATTTAAAGATATACTTCCTATACTGCCGCTTTCACTGTTTTATCCTGTTATGTTTTTTACCTTTCAGACATTTGGTCTGCAATATATTTCATCCTCAGAAGCAGGAATTATTACTGCTGTAATCCCAATTTTTACAATGATTCTGGCATCACTTTTTTTAAAGGAATATTCCAGCCTGCAGCAAAAGGCTTCACTTCTTTTATCTGTATCAGGAGTTATTTACATCTTTGTGATGAAGGGTATAAATTTTAAATCCGCCAGCTTTTCAGGTACCATATTAATTCTTTTATCAGCACTTTCATCGGCAGGTTATAATGTGCTGGCAAGAAAATTTACAAAAAAATATAAGGTACTGGATTTAACTTATATGATGTCATTTATAGGTTTTTTAAGTTTTAATATAATATCTATAGCTGATCATATTATTAAGGGTACTATTAATGTTTACTTCAAACCATTTGCCAGTCCCTTATTTGTAATTTCCATACTTTATTTAGGTGTATTATCTTCACTTATAACGTCATTGTTATCAAATTATGCTTTGTCTAAAATTCAAGCATCCAACATGAGTGTATTTGGGAATTTATCCACATTGATTACCATGATTGCAGGAGTTATATTCCTAAATGAAAGTTTAAGCTATTATCATATAATTGGAGCAGTAATGATTATTGCTGGAATAATAGGCATGAATTTTATGCATAAAAAAAATAATGCACATATATGA